One window from the genome of Anomalospiza imberbis isolate Cuckoo-Finch-1a 21T00152 chromosome 13, ASM3175350v1, whole genome shotgun sequence encodes:
- the CTXND1 gene encoding cortexin domain-containing 1 protein, translating to MEVPTPEPVYVDVDKGLTLACFVFLCLFLIVMIIRCAKVIMDPYSAIPTSTWEEQHLDD from the coding sequence ATGGAGGTGCCAACCCCAGAGCCCGTGTACGTTGACGTGGACAAGGGACTGACGTTAGCATGCTTTGtcttcctctgcctcttcctgATTGTGATGATCATCCGCTGTGCAAAAGTCATCATGGACCCCTACAGTGCCATCCCCACGTCCACGTGGGAGGAGCAGCACCTCGACGACTGA